AGACCCCACTGGTCAATCTACCACACACCTCCAGCACCATGGCGATCCGCGGCCTTTGAGTGGACTGCAGAGAGAGCACTGGCTGCCTCCGAGAGTCTCCTGTTGGAGGAAGAGCTCCTGAGGGCGGGGATCCTTGCGTCGCTCCAGGAGAGCTCAGAGGAGAGCCCCAACAACAAACTGGAGGTCCCCAAGTCTTCAGTGTCCTCCTTGCGGTGAGTccagggggtggggggagggggatgTAAGAAAATCCGCTAGTATACAATGCCTCCCAAGTGTTCCTGGAGTGGCCATGTGTGCACAGAGGAAAGTACAAGCCTGGATCAATAACCTGTAGCTGTGTAGCATATTGTGACCAGCAATGGTAGCAGAGCCCTCCATGTTTTTTGGCCAGTCAGTGGATGATATTGTTTTTACACCCCTTTTTACTCCCAGTCTGACTGTGGTATTCAGTCAACTAGTTCACTTATCGCCTTCGGAATAAAGAACTCACTGTAAAACAGTAATTTTTACAACACAAGAAACCAAAGCGAATATGTTGATCTACGAAGTAAGGAACACACCAATGCAATGCAGGTACTGATTAGTATTACAATTATTGCACTGCATTTGCGTTTACACACTGGGCCCTCGTCATAAAATTGTAAGGACTGTTTTTGAAGAGCGTGTTAAAcatgaaaaatgagaataaactaacAAAACATTAACtataaatttgatttaattaatcaaaatgggctttaaaaaatcGTATCTCCCTCTGGAGGTAGGATTAGGTAACTTGTGAGTCAGATGAATCGATTTTCCTGGTAATTAGCAGTCCCTTTTGTGTTTTGCAGCCTTCAGCAATTGGAGCGAATGGGATTCCCCACAGAGAAAGCAGTGGTGGTGCTGTCAGCCTCCGGAAGGCTAAAGGGCGCTATTTCCCTTCTGATCGACAGTCAGGTTGGAGAGGAAGCTGTTGTGACAACCAGGGGAAAGGCTAATTCCATCCCAGAAGCCTGCTTGAGCTGctacactgctgaactacagggCTGGGAAGGATGTGAAAAACTATAATttgatatacaaaaaaatatcaggACAAAATCAGGAGCAATTTTGTCACTTGGAAATCCAAGAACTGGACTGCCTCACTATTTTActgtaatatactttttttctgatGGAAAAGTTCAAATATCTGGCACTTTTTTCCGTTTATTAACTTCTAACAACTAGTTTATCATTAAATGTTAACGTTAATATATAGTAACCAATTAAaactattgttgttttttaaaatattattaaacaacgCTGTTAACATGTTGTCTAGTTTTTAACAGTTAACAAACAAAGTAAAACCACACCAGATATTTACATCAATTTATAGATGTTCCCAGCAAAGCTGTTTATTgccagtaatacaaaaaaacaagtctTAACCCATTTAATAGATGGTACTGGCTTATTCAATAGACACTTTGGCTGACCTGTCCTGGGTTATGTACATGtctattgcatttaaaaacatggatgGAGATAATTGGTAACTTATTTCCCCTCAAAACCAGTGGCTTACTGCATTTTACAGACAAGCAGAACTTTACAGTACAGTCAATGAAATGGACAAAATGGAAAACTATGAAAGTTTGATACATACACTGTGTAATACACATCTGACATGTAGAAAAACAGCCAAATTAGAATAAATGGACCAACCATATAAACATGCGAGGCCTCGATGTAAAGATGTAATGTGAAAATGGCTAAATCGCAGTATCCAACgatattaaaacattgttttttatattatgtgaTTAGAGCTGTTAAGAAACATAATTTGAATTGCACCGAAAACTGGCAATACCCTAAACATCCCATGGAGTTTGGTCCTGTATCGGGAATCAGGATAGTATTCTTGGAGTAACTAATGTGACTCTCAATCTTGGGTTCAGTACAGAAAAATCCCAAAATACTCAAACATAACTTTCCATCTTCTACTAGTGCAATCAAAATTACTAATTAAAACTAAAGAGGGATTTGgtcgtatataaaaaaaaaagttatttaattagTTTCTCTCTTGTAAATCACAACACAAGTTAGaatttaaaaatatctgaaaGACTTACAGTACATCGTTACAAACACTTTCGCAGATGattttcaggaaaaaaacaaaatactgattacacagtgtaaagtaaaataaaaaaaggaagaaaaatactacaaaatggttaatttaaaaaaatgatttgctgttattttttaaatagtacacaaGACAATActtatctaaaataaaaaaaaatcaagcacattGTAGAACCtttgtaaaattacaaattacacaatttattaacattacaaaatgCTTGCTATCCCTGTCTTTGAACACTGCTGAGTGGAACGCCCTCTACTGGACTTCAAGAAGTACTAACCATAGTTCATTTTTGTATCTCtagcattatcactggtcccccttATATTGGAGATCTGTTGGTTCTCTTCAGATAAATCACATACAGTTATAGAATTAAAAGCGGCTGTTGCTTCTTTGAACCTAATCATTTCCTGTGTTTCACACCAATTTTCCCAGATtacaatattatacaaacacaccTGTAATCCAATGAATTTTCAACACACTTCTCTATGCTCAGTTGACTATATAGGGGTTGGTCTGCCTGAAACCTTTCAGCGAGCCCAAGTTTGAGAGCCCTGGTCTAGCTCAGATCACACAGTGTGACCCACTGCACATCAAGGTAccggaaaacaaaagtatatattGGACAGTGTTTCTGGTATATCCTGGAAAAGAAAAGGTCGCTGACgctaaaaagaataaagaaaactgattttaaaaccttggctgTAACTCCTGTAGGACTTTCCCTGGTTTACTATAACTATGAGGTTTTCCTAAAAGTGGCAAGACCCAGTGCACAAGAACTGCTTTCTCTCATACTGCAATGTACTGGGGAGGGCAGTGCAGCCAAGTGAGGGTTAATTACCATGTGAGCCAGAGAGTGAATGTTGGCATTCCTATTAATCATATGCTGTATTTAATTTTAGGTCATAGGACCCAGGATGCATTTCAGTGGGTATAGCTCAAATTCCATGTGCATGATTTAACTGATGAAGTAGTGGTGGGTGGCCTGGAAATGTGATATCAGTCTATATTTGAAGATGCAGAGCACTTAAGGGCTTGTGAATATGGGTGGAGGGGAATGCTGCTCAAAATCAATCCCAATAAGGGTGGGGTTAGGGAGTTGCAGGGTTCCTTGTGCCTCCCCATTGGTTCATCTGGATTCGATGGCTAAATGTAATTTGTTTCCCCAGGATGTCCTGGTAGCAGCCTACTGGAGAGGTGAGAAGTGAGCTGGTCTCCCTGCTAATGTCCTCTAGAGGTGGGAGTGTCCTGTGACCAGGTTGGGGTCGCTGGCTGAGGTTGCTCATGTACACAGTAGGGCTGGTCATTCTCTCTCTGGGTTCCAGGGATCAGTTTTCCTCCTCGGTGTCCCCCAGCGCGAGCCGTTGCGAGAGGATCCGGTAGGCTGACATCACGGCTCTCTTCTTGCGGTTGTAACCTGGAGGTGGGGTACCGAACGGGTCAGATCCTGAGCCAATGTCTGGTTCTGTTGGAGAGATGACAGCTTAAATGTGCGTCAATGCAGGAGTGACTGTGGCTGTAATGGAAATGAGTGCCCCACTGCTAAGCCATTTGAGCCAAATTCGAACATACACCAGAGCTTGCATAACTTGATTTgagttaaaactaaaatattccaTTGTGGAACGGCTCAAACTGCTGGAAGGAATGTGTTATGTAGGGTGGGGTATTACATGTATTTGTGGCAGAACAGTTTTGGGCAAAATACTACCTCATTGCTCATGTCACCCTGCCGGGACACGTcacacgttttgtttttgtttcagagcattttacagcactgagaaattGCATTAGTTTGCATCAGTTACTGGATTGCATCAGTTACCTATTAATCCTAAAAATAAGTGGTAATGCAATCTACTTTGATTCCCCGGCACTGCaaaatatgagtgtgtgtgtgtgtgtagagggtgGGGTTTAACACATTAAATGGTTAGGTGAACAGTCACAACAGTACTAAAGAAAATGAGGCTGGAAAATTGATTTTACAACCTGCACCTTTTATTATAGATTGAAGTACTGCAGTTACAGTCCTTTTCACCTACCTTTAGCTGCCTTAAACATGCATTGCTCTGCAGCCAGAAACAAGTCAGCAACTCACGAAGTGAAATGATTGCACTTCTTCTGTATAAAATAAtcctttatttgaatttaattacAGCATTTCTAAGAATTCTTTCATTGAGGGGATTTTCTTTAGTAGAATGTGaacttaatttaaatgtgaatgTTGCTAAGTAGTACTTTCAATGCTTTCCAGAAAatctaaaatactaaaaaaaaaaaaaaaaaaaaaaaaaaaagaagagaaatgaaAATATATCACTGTGATACAGGCTGCAGGGGCACAGCAATTTAAAGGAAtggcatttcttgtaaacactgcctGGTGTTCTGTAGCACAAGACCACAGCGTCCTAAGACTCCCATTGTGCAGGAGTTCCAAAGGTATTGTAGTGCTCCAGGGtatatagaaaataattatttaatataaaaagaaatgtacctaaaacaatattcataagcAGTTTTGAAACTCATGCTTGTGTCTGAATAGtgttacttaaaaatgtattatgtatgtattaagACTTGCCATAGAAATTAACGAAAACATTTTAGACAAATAGACTCAAAAGGTAGAAATAAATAGACTGtacaaatgtgttcattttctttACATTCTTGAAACAGCAAGGTTCATAGTTCATTTGTTCTAAAGGCCATTCATACACACTTCCAGTTATAACACCCAAGAGCTGATTGCATCATCAATGGGAGACTAAAGGCAAAACAGACCTTCAACACCAGCGCAAGCTTCCATGAATCTCACTCTTATacctttagtctcacattgatgatgcaagAAGCCCTTGTGAGGACGAAGAAGCATGTTTATGAACCATGCTGAGCACAATCGTTTTAAAAGTAAATTTCAAGGAGGTTATAAAAAATTTAACCAAATTTGAATTGGAAACCAAAATAATATGAATGACAATGATGTAGATGACAGAATTATTAAAGTTTGTACTCCCTATTGATTCTACCTTTAATAACCCACTCATTAAAGCAAATAGATGAAGTTATTAGTATGCATGCAAGCCATTTGGATGTGATTTCACAGTCTGTTATTATCTTAACTGTGAACCATCTCACAAGGTTGTCTCATTTGAGTCCCAGGCACTGTTGTGAGTCGCCGCTGTCCCCCTGCATAGATATGGAAAGGAATGGAAGTAGATCTGCAGAGAACGCAGGTTACCTGGCCAGATGATGGCTTCCAGTAATGTCACCCTCCGAGCCAGAAGCTCAAGATCAGCCTGCAAGTCTTGGAACATCTGCAAGCTAAAGGCCTATTGGAGATCGAAAACAGTGACAGGGAGGGAGCGAGTGAGAAAGAGACCCCCTTACCTGAGCCAGGAGCACACCCAGCACTGGTCTGGAGAAATCCCAGTTAAACCCAGCATGAAACCAGCATGAAAATCCACCATTTGCAAAAAACAGAGAATCTAGACTTGCAAAACCCCTGTTTTTTGTGTAGGTGCATTTTCATAAGAACAGTAAGTGGGAGCTTTCCAGTGAAAGGGCCTGAGTGACCAAAGGTTCCGGGCTATCGCCTATAGGCCCCATTCAACAGGAGCCTCCCCTACTCACCATGGATACCAATCATAGTCTCAAGGATTAAAACCCTCTCGGCTAAAATCTTCAGCGCCTCTCGGATTTGGTGTATCCCGTCCCCCTGCGGAAAATAGATACAGCCGTCAAGGTATACGGCCCAGCCAGAGCCAGTCGGAATCCTCCGTCTCCGGAATTAGAGGGTTAGCGGACCGCcagcccctcctctcccccccacCTCGTCCACGAGGATGCAGGGGGGGGATGAAGGCAGCAGTGGCATGCACAACATCACATACTCAAGCCTGCATCCACTGTGTTCTCTTCTTTGCATTCCGTCATCAAGCTGCATCAAATACCAAACAGGCAGAAATACCATACCTAGGTCAAGGGCCACAAAAATGCATTTggtattaaaatactgttttatttttttgtgatgaaCTTCAGTCTTGTTTAACATCACCAGAAATGGAGaatgtaaagtaaaagaagctgtGATTCTGAGCAGCCACACACTACCTTTCTCCCCCTAGGGTATTGTAGCTCATTTTGTACCTCCAACTCTTACAAATACTATTATTGCAGTATTTTGGATGCAATACGTTTATCaagttattatttacagtaatatacGGGACAAGAGATTATTTACTGTCTCTGTGAGACAAAAGATATAAACTCATTTACACTACTTGTAGTTTGCAAAGAGTAGTTCTTTATAATGTAACACTGAGCTGCCGCTGAGAACTAAAACACCTAACATCCTTTGATTGTTTCTGCCTTTgtcagctgattggtggatttgATTGGCCAATCACATACCTGGTGGAGATGGCAGTCTGAAACACAGCTTAATGCCCCTGGCCATCACCAGGTGTGACATCGAgatgtttacaataacaaaatgCATGTCTGAGATGCCACTTGACCTGTTTTTACAGGGAATACCTATAACAATAAACCCTTTATCTTGGAGACATGCATCATCCCTTTTCAGTATACagcaatgttttttaaatgtaattaatgaacTTTACAACAAAATAAGGTATATGTTTGCCACATGATTTTATAATACAGCTTTTGGGCTCTGTACTTTATCAGAAACAAAGAGGGTATAATAGCCATATTTGTAATGATCTATAATTCAAAAATTCAAGACCACCATTTAGTCCTTGAATGTATACTGAAAAAGGTCATTTGCACATCCCTGATGAATAAAAGGGTGTATTTactttgtgaaatatatattcccttaaaaaaaaaaaacattctgcaatCCTTAAACAACAATGAGAATGTGCAAGCCTTATAGCAAGGGGCATACAGACTGGCAAAGTCATCTGTCCAGTCAGGAGGCATCCCTGGGACTCTTCATTCTCCAAGTACACAGACACTGACAGGTTACTGAACAAGGTGCAGTTATGAGGTTGGAGGAGCACATGCTTCAGGTTTGTTAGCATCAGGGTTAGCAAGCTCTTAGAACAAAATGGGAGCGAACCAGTATCACTAAATCCTAGCACTGTTGTCGTCTTGAATACTGCACCTTACGTTTGTTCAGTACTTCTTAATATATCTGTGTTTCAACCCGATGTTTTTCATCTGGTTTACTCTGCAAGAAAATAACGTCAGTTAGGGTTGTTGGCTGGCAGAACTCGATCTCCCCAACTCACACTGACAGTGGAAGCGAGCTAATGAGTGTCCAATGCACAGGGCATGCTGGAGGTTTGGGAATTAATATCTACATACATACAGGTAATCTTTGACTTCTATCTTGTGTCCGGTTGCAGACTGGATTGTAGACTTCAGATGGAACTGGCTGCAGACCCAGTTTGGATATTGGAACAAGATGaagttgagttttacagactggtttcacgGTGCAGAATGAACTGTCGTATTATAGTGTGCTTCTGTAGATCTCTTTTGGGTTACAATGTTTTACAGGGGATAGAGAATGTGTAATGAgcatgtcttttttatttaataggaCCCTATATTGGTATCATTGATGAAgacattaaaatcaattttcactAAGTAAACTTTAATAAATCTTCAACTACATCTATGTAATAAAACTTGGTTGAAGCATAAATATATTAAGAAGTATGTGAGTTGATAAGATTttaggtatgtgaaaaaaaccTGGTCCTGtcccattttgtttttcactgaatCAGTGGAGTGAGGATAAGCGTTCGAGGTTAGAAATTGAGCACAAGCTGCGATTCCAGAACAGCCTATCACAGCCTCCGGATCATGGCGCTGTTAGCTTACAATGGGGTGAGTGTAACATGCAGCAATGCATCATAGGATATCGGAGGATAGCCACCTATTTCCAGAGCTGTATCAATTCCCTCCCCCCACCCTTCCACTCAGGAGAAAGCAGAAAGAGAAATGAAGCCCTTGACATAGACACACTTACAAAGACATGTACTGTCTAAagcagtatcaaccaacgatcTCCATTGGAAATGGTCCTATACCAAATACAGCTACAATGGGACAAGGCTACCAATGATATCACAGCATTGGTATAATAAACCAATATGCTCTTGCTGGTGCTTTACAGTGCAGACCATGATATTGATGTGACACACCTGAGATTTCACTGTGTCAGAAAGcttgtatcagatagtttgtatcGGATGGACATGACGTCACATTAAAAGTAGCTAACCGTTTCATAATTCTTATTTccctatatattataaaaaacaatatatagaatAGGGTGCTGTgtgagatacaagctgattttctcCTACTCAAGGTCTGGTACCAATAATACATCAATTTAACGGTACATACTGTAACAGCGAAGTCTTGTGAACTCAGAGATAAATACGTCAAATTGGAAAATCGAATGACAAGGATACTGTAGAATTCAGAATATCTATCTACTAGTACaccacacttaaaaaaataaaaaataaaaaataaaaaaacgaaatgtgtgtgtatatgccaAGTGCTAAGGCCTAAAAAGCGACTGTGAGTGGTAGCCATGGAGACGGTTCTTCACAAGGGGAGACAGATGGGTTTGGGCCAGGTCAGATGGAACAGA
Above is a window of Polyodon spathula isolate WHYD16114869_AA chromosome 25, ASM1765450v1, whole genome shotgun sequence DNA encoding:
- the LOC121300239 gene encoding rhomboid domain-containing protein 3-like, encoding MQVWRLLTYSFCHKRAPSLFCSAALLIVLGQCQERPWGTVRFLAGRNKRLGLMLAGEGEGLAVFRPLQRNFFMLSETRDQLPLTSTARRPQLSPEPAPFNRPHWSIYHTPPAPWRSAAFEWTAERALAASESLLLEEELLRAGILASLQESSEESPNNKLEVPKSSVSSLRLQQLERMGFPTEKAVVVLSASGRLKGAISLLIDSQVGEEAVVTTRGKANSIPEACLSCYTAELQGWEGCEKL